A region from the Sander vitreus isolate 19-12246 chromosome 1, sanVit1, whole genome shotgun sequence genome encodes:
- the LOC144515215 gene encoding interleukin-1 receptor accessory protein-like isoform X1, with protein sequence MCFVLIMTVKILLILLTLLTGVCPRRPREIYVKEGEMVALYCPRYRGYDHGDAKLIWTRYTTQDMDLTNNVSSAEQRQMGILVHERSLVILSASVNHQGNYSCSQGNASTWFRLTVLTPQSREYEKMTQYPTTCYTEEAFTLHCPDVNIPAENIPNITSNGIIWHKEGESLPTHSYFSSVEENDHGVYTCTRSYLCYGQIYNMTFTLLLDIQPKGKSGQSVILSPHKSGVFHVDLGSTKVIDCKAVIYSDFDEVFWLSGKSFVETDNSLPVFYNYTWENNDGEIKMTASLVFKKVSEEDLSKNYTCKLESVSGHSSFVTINLAQKSSFSSLSLALSISYVVVVIVVAVVLYMKLKMDIALFLRDGKSYDAATQT encoded by the exons ATGTGCTTTGTTCTCATcatgactgtgaaaatacttcTGATTCTCCTCACGTTATTGACAG gtgtgtgtccccGGAGACCCAGAGAGATATATGTCAAGGAAGGTGAGATGGTGGCGCTGTACTGCCCTCGTTACAGAGGGTATGATCATGGTGATGCCAAACTGATCTGGACCCGTTACACCACCCAGGACATGGATCTGACCAACAACGTGTCATCAGCTGAGCAGAGGCAGATGGGCATACTGGTTCATGAGAGGAGTCTTGTGATTCTTAGTGCTTCTGTAAACCATCAGGGGAATTACTCATGCTCTCAGGG GAATGCCAGCACCTGGTTCAGGCTGACAGTTCTCACACCACAGTCCAGAGAGTATGAAAAGATGACCCAGTACCCTACAACATGTTACACAGAAGAGGCCTTCACATTGCATTGCCCTGATGTAAACATACCTGCTGAAAACATCCCAAATATTACCAGCAACGGCATTATATGGCACAAG GAGGGCGAGTCATTGCCAACACACAGTTACTTCTCAAGTGTGGAAGAGAATGATCATGGTGTCTACACCTGTACCAGATCTTACCTGTGTTATGGTCAAATATATAACATGACCTTTACATTGCTGCTTGATATCCAACCAAAGG GCAAATCTGGACAATCAGTGATACTTTCACCCCACAAAAGTGGTGTATTTCATGTAGATTTAG GTTCAACAAAGGTGATTGATTGTAAAGCTGTTATTTATTCAGACTTTGATGAGGTATTCTGGTTAAGTGGGAAATCATTCGTGGAAACCGACAACAGCTTACCAGTTTTCTACAATTACACATG GGAAAATAATGATGGAGAAATAAAGATGACAGCATCTCTCGTCTTTAAAAAAGTGTCAGAGGAGGATCTATCAAAAAATTACACCTGTAAACTGGAATCTGTATCTGGACACTCAAGCTTTGTCACCATCAACTTGGCCCAAAAAT CATccttttcctccctctccctcgctCTTAGCATTTCATATGTCGTGGTGGTGATTGTTGTAGCAGTTGTTCTGTATATGAAGCTGAAAATGGACATTGCTCTTTTTCTACGAG ATGGAAAGAGCTATGATGCTGCAACACAGACGTAG
- the LOC144515215 gene encoding interleukin-1 receptor accessory protein-like isoform X2 gives MCFVLIMTVKILLILLTLLTGVCPRRPREIYVKEGEMVALYCPRYRGYDHGDAKLIWTRYTTQDMDLTNNVSSAEQRQMGILVHERSLVILSASVNHQGNYSCSQGNASTWFRLTVLTPQSREYEKMTQYPTTCYTEEAFTLHCPDVNIPAENIPNITSNGIIWHKEGESLPTHSYFSSVEENDHGVYTCTRSYLCYGQIYNMTFTLLLDIQPKGKSGQSVILSPHKSGVFHVDLGSTKVIDCKAVIYSDFDEVFWLSGKSFVETDNSLPVFYNYTWENNDGEIKMTASLVFKKVSEEDLSKNYTCKLESVSGHSSFVTINLAQKYGKSYDAATQT, from the exons ATGTGCTTTGTTCTCATcatgactgtgaaaatacttcTGATTCTCCTCACGTTATTGACAG gtgtgtgtccccGGAGACCCAGAGAGATATATGTCAAGGAAGGTGAGATGGTGGCGCTGTACTGCCCTCGTTACAGAGGGTATGATCATGGTGATGCCAAACTGATCTGGACCCGTTACACCACCCAGGACATGGATCTGACCAACAACGTGTCATCAGCTGAGCAGAGGCAGATGGGCATACTGGTTCATGAGAGGAGTCTTGTGATTCTTAGTGCTTCTGTAAACCATCAGGGGAATTACTCATGCTCTCAGGG GAATGCCAGCACCTGGTTCAGGCTGACAGTTCTCACACCACAGTCCAGAGAGTATGAAAAGATGACCCAGTACCCTACAACATGTTACACAGAAGAGGCCTTCACATTGCATTGCCCTGATGTAAACATACCTGCTGAAAACATCCCAAATATTACCAGCAACGGCATTATATGGCACAAG GAGGGCGAGTCATTGCCAACACACAGTTACTTCTCAAGTGTGGAAGAGAATGATCATGGTGTCTACACCTGTACCAGATCTTACCTGTGTTATGGTCAAATATATAACATGACCTTTACATTGCTGCTTGATATCCAACCAAAGG GCAAATCTGGACAATCAGTGATACTTTCACCCCACAAAAGTGGTGTATTTCATGTAGATTTAG GTTCAACAAAGGTGATTGATTGTAAAGCTGTTATTTATTCAGACTTTGATGAGGTATTCTGGTTAAGTGGGAAATCATTCGTGGAAACCGACAACAGCTTACCAGTTTTCTACAATTACACATG GGAAAATAATGATGGAGAAATAAAGATGACAGCATCTCTCGTCTTTAAAAAAGTGTCAGAGGAGGATCTATCAAAAAATTACACCTGTAAACTGGAATCTGTATCTGGACACTCAAGCTTTGTCACCATCAACTTGGCCCAAAAAT ATGGAAAGAGCTATGATGCTGCAACACAGACGTAG